Proteins from a genomic interval of Arachis hypogaea cultivar Tifrunner chromosome 10, arahy.Tifrunner.gnm2.J5K5, whole genome shotgun sequence:
- the LOC112717461 gene encoding protein ALP1-like encodes MSVDALGRLCELLKVQGGLSDDCRVSIPEQVIIFLIILAHHKKNRTLQVRFYRSGETISRYFNKVLYSVIRVQSLLFAKAVLVPDDCIDPRWKWFKGCLGALDGTYIDVTVPEEDKSRYRTRKGRISTNVLGVCNRDMNFVYVLSGWEGSASDSRVLRDAISRRNNLKIPIGNYYLVDAGYTNCKGFLAPYRQTRYHVQEWAHGRNAPRNFREYFNKKHSSARNIIERCFGLLKKRWAILRSHCFYKIKTQNRIIIACCLLQNFIRLNMDSDPEEDILLENDHVIIGEEHGGNEDDDDEMIDIVEGSNEWTAWRDNLAHEMYTEWMHSRIN; translated from the exons ATGAGTGTAGACGCATTAGGAAGATTATGTGAGTTACTTAAAGTTCAGGGTGGATTAAGTGATGATTGCCGTGTAAGTATACCTGAGCAAGTGATTATATTTTTGATAATATTAGCTCATCATAAAAAGAATCGCACACTTCAAGTTAGATTTTATAGGTCAGGAGAAACAATAAGTAGGTATTTCAATAAGGTGTTGTACTCGGTTATACGTGTTCAAAGCTTATTGTTTGCAAAGGCTGTTCTTGTCCCAGATGACTGCATAGATCCCCGATGGAAATGGTTTAAG GGTTGTCTAGGAGCATTAGATGGAACATATATAGATGTGACTGTTCCTGAAGAAGATAAATCAAGATACCGAACAAGAAAGGGTAGAATATCAACCAACGTCCTAGGCGTATGCAATCGAGATATGAATTTTGTGTACGTACTTAGTGGATGGGAAGGATCCGCATCGGattcaagagtccttagagaTGCTATTTCACGTCGTAATAACCTCAAGATACCAATTG GGAATTATTATTTAGTGGATGCTGGTTATACTAATTGCAAGGGATTTCTAGCACCATATAGGCAAACTCGATATCATGTACAAGAATGGGCCCATGGAAGAAATGCACCTAGAAACTTTCGAGAATATTTTAACAAGAAGCACTCTTCAGCTAGGAACATTATTGAGCGTTGTTTTGGTTTACTTAAGAAGAGATGGGCAATTTTGAGGAGTCATTGTTTCTACAAAATTAAGAcacaaaatagaataataattgcATGTTGTCTACTGCAAAATTTTATTCGGCTTAATATGGACTCCGATCCTGAAGAGGACATTTTACTTGAGAATGACCACGTAATTATTGGAGAGGAGCATGGTGGTAATGAAGATGACGATGATGAGATGATTGACATTGTAGAGGGAAGCAACGAATGGACTGCTTGGCGAGACAACTTAGCACATGAAATGTACACTGAGTGGATGCATAGCCGTATAAATTAG